A genomic region of Trifolium pratense cultivar HEN17-A07 linkage group LG3, ARS_RC_1.1, whole genome shotgun sequence contains the following coding sequences:
- the LOC123917404 gene encoding O-glucosyltransferase rumi, with amino-acid sequence MGLSSKHTPRTPTYLLPCVIALSFFSLTALLLYKVDNVASRTGTVVGHNLEPTPWHVFPTKPFDEETRQSKAYKIIQCSYLTCRYADSGGIEGRESLSSAAGDAKQPNCPDFFRAIRKDLEPWKRTKISKGHLKEAQKYAAFRVVIIGGKMFVDWYYACVQSRAMFTVWSLLQLLRRYPGLVPDVDLMFDCMDKPSINKTEHISMPLPLFRYCTTKEHFDIPFPDWSFWGWPEINIRPWQEEFPDIKQGSQAVSWKNKKPLAYWKGNPDVLSPVRTELLNCNDSRQWGAEILRQDWGAAARSGFKESKLSKQCNHRYKIYAEGYAWSVSLKYILSCGSVALIISPQYEDFFTRGLVPNRSFLPVKPQDLCPSIKRAVDWGNKHTREAAALGKRGQDYMESLNIDRIYDYMFHLISEYSKLLDFKPTAPSSSLEVCSESVLCFADEKQREFLSRSATTPSQTPPCNLQTA; translated from the exons ATGGGACTTTCTTCCAAACACACTCCTCGTACCCCAACATATCTCTTACCTTGTGTTATTGCTCTCTCTTTCTTCTCTCTCACCGCACTTCTTCTCTACAAG GTAGACAACGTTGCTAGCCGAACCGGAACAGTTGTAGGACACAACCTAGAACCAACGCCATGGCATGTTTTTCCTACCAAACCCTTCGATGAAGAGACTCGTCAGAGCAAAGCCTATAAAATTATACAGTGTTCTTACCTTACGTGCCGTTATGCAGACTCCGGTGGCATAGAAGGCAGAGAAAGTCTGTCTTCTGCCGCCGGAGATGCAAAACAGCCCAATTGTCCGGATTTCTTCCGGGCGATCCGGAAGGATCTGGAACCATGGAAGAGAACAAAAATTTCTAAAGGGCATTTGAAAGAAGCACAAAAGTATGCTGCTTTTAGAGTGGTGATTATTGGAGGGAAAATGTTTGTTGATTGGTATTATGCTTGTGTTCAAAGTAGGGCTATGTTTACTGTTTGGAGTTTGTTGCAGCTTTTGAGAAGGTATCCTGGGTTGGTTCCTGATGTGGATTTGATGTTTGATTGTATGGATAAACCTAGTATTAACAAAACAGAACATATTTCAATGCCTTTGCCATTGTTTCGTTATTGTACCACAAAGGAACATTTTGATATACCTTTTCCTGATTGGTCCTTCTGGGGATG GCCAGAGATAAACATACGACCGTGGCAGGAAGAGTTTCCAGATATCAAGCAAGGTTCTCAGGCTGTTAGTTGGAAAAATAAGAAGCCGCTAGCATACTGGAAAGGAAATCCAGATGTTTTATCTCCTGTTCGTACTGAATTACTAAATTGCAATGATTCTAGGCAGTGGGGAGCAGAAATTTTGCGTCAG GATTGGGGCGCGGCTGCTAGAAGTGGCTTTAAGGAATCAAAACTTTCGAAACAGTGTAATCACAG GTATAAGATCTACGCTGAAGGTTATGCATGGTCTGTGAGTTTGAAATATATTCTCTCATGTGGTTCTGTTGCACTAATTATATCACCTCAATATGAAGATTTTTTCACTCGTGGCCTTGTTCCAAATCGAAGCTTTTTGCCTGTTAAACCTCAAGATCTATGTCCATCTATAAAGCGCGCTGTAGACTGGGGAAATAAACACACAAGAGAG GCTGCGGCGTTGGGCAAAAGAGGACAAGATTATATGGAAAGCTTGAACATAGATCGAATTTACGATTACATGTTCCACCTTATCTCAGAATACTCAAAACTTCTCGACTTCAAGCCTACTGCACCTTCATCTTCCTTGGAAGTTTGCTCGGAATCTGTTCTTTGCTTTGCTGATGAGAAGCAGAGGGAATTCCTTAGTCGATCAGCTACCACCCCTTCACAAACCCCTCCCTGTAATCTCCAAACTGCATAG
- the LOC123915125 gene encoding E3 ubiquitin-protein ligase APD2-like — MEEESCHNSHTYETSSGSLIAISSSSSSNLQIEKANYEDSNEHIQHNHWNQQEQLNNLPRINIHMTFILDDVWSCIVVLVVFWLIVGVHGSVNLQLGPYSSHLIEINSMLVQYIKVEQNNKQKPGLMLYGFDHPPPLDVKINWTETYDASIPAKSQKAFSNFEWIFYLNKDSQLDVFYNVKSIGAPLILVIAKGTECLIKWKKDPSFPNATLYWNNINGSGSITQKISHSSTYYVAIGNMNPQNVKVQLNFSVNAVLYNTSGSYQRCSLDDGLCILNPSLSENFALLTTPGPRKVNFGLYLFFSYYL; from the exons ATGGAAGAAGAATCATGTCATAACTCTCACACGTATGAGACATCTTCTGGTTCTTTAATTGCAATTTCTTCATCATCTAGTTCCAACTTGCAAATAGAGAAAGCTAATTATGAAGATTCAAATGAGCATATCCAACACAACCATTGGAATCAACAAGAACAACTCAACAACCTGCCTAGGATCAACATTCATATGACTTTCATTTTGGATGATGTTTGGTCTTGCATTGTTGTGCTAGTGGTATTTTGGCTCATTG TTGGCGTTCACGGATCTGTTAATTTACAATTGGGACCTTACTCCTCACATTTGATAGAAATCAACTCAATGTTAGTACAGTATATTAag GTGGaacaaaataacaaacaaaaacctGGCCTAATGCTTTATGGATTTGATCATCCTCCTCCACTAGATGTCAAAATAAATTGGACTGAGACGTATGATGCATCCATACCAGCAAAATCTCAAAAGGCATTTTCCAatttt GAATGGATATTCTACTTGAATAAAGACTCTCAATTAGATGTTTTTTACAATGTCAAGTCCATAGGAGCACCCTTAATCCTTGTAATTGCTAAAG GTACAGAATGCTTAATTAAGTGGAAAAAGGATCCATCATTCCCTAATGCAACATTGTACTGGAATAATATCAAtg GAAGTGGTAGTATTACACAGAAAATATCACATTCATCAACTTATTATGTGGCTATTGGAAATATGAACCCTCAAAATGTGAAG GTACAATTGAACTTCAGTGTAAATGCAGTTCTCTACAATACATCTGGTTCTTATCAAAGATGTTCTTTGGATGACGGTTTATGTATATTAAACCCTTCTCTTTCAGAAAACTTTGCATTATTAACCACTCCAGGTCCTAGAAAGGTAAATTTTGGTTTATATCTTTTCTTCAGTTACTATCTCTAA